The proteins below are encoded in one region of Rhodohalobacter mucosus:
- a CDS encoding 3-hydroxyacyl-CoA dehydrogenase family protein produces the protein MSEVKTVAVIGGGTMGNGIVHVFAMNGFDVKLVETKQEFVDRAMNTIDKNLSRMVSKEKISEKDRSEAIDRIQPHLNIPGAVMEADLIIEAVPENFELKKSIFEEVDKHAPDQAILASNTSSISITKLAAVTGRPSRFIGMHFFNPVPVMKLVEVINGLDTDEEVTKSIMSISEKLGKVPVPANDFPGFVSNRVLMPMINEAIFCVHEGVAEPEHVDQVMKLGMAHPMGPLRLADFIGLDVCLDILNVLYDGFKDPKYRACPLLVKMVDAGKLGDKTGEGFFTY, from the coding sequence ATGAGTGAAGTAAAGACTGTAGCCGTTATTGGCGGCGGTACCATGGGAAATGGCATTGTTCATGTATTTGCAATGAATGGATTTGATGTGAAGCTGGTGGAAACGAAGCAGGAGTTTGTTGACCGTGCCATGAACACTATCGACAAGAATTTAAGTCGGATGGTGAGCAAGGAGAAAATCAGTGAAAAAGACAGAAGCGAAGCGATTGATCGAATTCAGCCCCACCTCAATATTCCGGGTGCTGTTATGGAAGCTGACCTTATTATTGAAGCTGTTCCGGAAAACTTTGAACTGAAAAAATCAATTTTTGAAGAGGTTGACAAACATGCACCTGACCAGGCCATTCTGGCCAGCAATACATCCTCAATTTCCATTACAAAACTGGCAGCCGTTACCGGCCGGCCGTCGCGATTTATAGGAATGCACTTTTTCAATCCGGTACCGGTCATGAAGCTGGTGGAGGTAATTAACGGCCTCGATACCGACGAAGAGGTTACCAAAAGCATCATGAGTATTTCGGAAAAGCTGGGCAAAGTTCCCGTTCCCGCAAACGACTTTCCGGGTTTCGTATCCAATCGTGTTCTTATGCCGATGATCAACGAAGCGATTTTCTGCGTACATGAAGGCGTAGCAGAACCGGAGCATGTCGATCAGGTGATGAAGCTGGGCATGGCACATCCCATGGGGCCGCTGCGTCTGGCAGACTTTATCGGACTTGACGTCTGTCTCGATATTCTTAACGTACTGTACGACGGCTTCAAAGACCCCAAATACCGTGCGTGTCCGCTCCTGGTGAAGATGGTGGATGCAGGGAAGCTGGGCGATAAGACGGGAGAAGGGTTTTTTACGTATTAG
- a CDS encoding helix-turn-helix domain-containing protein, giving the protein MDLYEAQISNPDLFRQFSLKDTLFLHYSCPQREKVLQLYSKYIQFNFTLSGKRILKQGNHRWVATPDNGLIVKKCAFMQELPDDYQGWDVLIFYLRDHYLRSLFEEFRPHLSLEDLPAPNKIMFEPFAIDDHIKNSYQSFIPYILENKTLPDNVFENKFKELLFNILSHPDNKHILAYIQSIAENYQSAIWEVMEANYMYNLKIRDFATIANRSLSTFKREFKEHYNTTPGKWLTERRLQRAESMLKSGNKSVGDIAFDCGFKNTSHFSRVFREQYGLSPSGYQKKWSDK; this is encoded by the coding sequence ATGGACCTTTATGAAGCACAAATTTCCAATCCTGACCTGTTCCGCCAGTTTTCGTTGAAAGACACGCTTTTCCTTCATTACTCATGTCCTCAGCGCGAAAAGGTACTGCAGCTCTACTCAAAGTACATTCAGTTTAATTTTACACTGAGCGGCAAACGTATTCTTAAGCAGGGAAATCATCGTTGGGTTGCCACACCTGATAATGGCCTGATTGTCAAAAAATGTGCTTTCATGCAGGAGCTGCCCGACGATTACCAAGGGTGGGATGTGCTTATATTTTACCTTCGAGATCACTACCTGAGATCGTTATTTGAAGAATTCAGGCCTCATTTATCATTGGAAGATTTACCGGCCCCGAACAAAATTATGTTTGAGCCGTTTGCAATTGATGACCACATCAAGAATAGCTATCAAAGTTTCATTCCATACATTCTGGAAAATAAAACGCTTCCTGACAACGTCTTTGAAAACAAATTCAAGGAATTGCTTTTCAACATTTTATCCCACCCGGATAACAAACACATTCTGGCCTACATCCAAAGCATTGCAGAAAATTATCAATCGGCCATCTGGGAGGTTATGGAGGCAAATTACATGTACAACCTGAAAATCCGGGACTTCGCTACCATAGCCAATCGCAGCTTATCCACGTTTAAGAGGGAATTTAAAGAACATTACAATACCACGCCCGGGAAGTGGCTTACGGAAAGAAGGTTACAGAGGGCAGAAAGCATGTTGAAATCCGGAAATAAATCCGTTGGTGATATAGCCTTTGATTGCGGGTTTAAAAATACGTCGCATTTCAGCAGGGTGTTCAGGGAACAGTATGGCCTCTCTCCTTCCGGTTATCAGAAAAAGTGGTCCGATAAGTAA
- a CDS encoding YybH family protein: MNSLYKIFLIGTLLTSLICTACQAQSNDGIAAEYPAEKAEIMQTWNEIVESVKAGDIDKLISFHAYGPKFTEFKQGAPRNGGVENEAFERGVFGSVLEVVRMDANDLKIAVYHENVAVVTFHSDFHLQFEEELAVVNDQISLVFAKNNQGDWKIVHEHHSPLSQS, translated from the coding sequence ATGAACAGTTTATACAAAATTTTTCTGATTGGCACCCTTCTAACAAGTTTGATATGCACCGCATGCCAGGCTCAATCCAATGATGGAATAGCGGCGGAATATCCTGCAGAGAAAGCCGAAATCATGCAGACGTGGAATGAAATTGTGGAGAGCGTCAAAGCCGGAGACATTGACAAACTAATTTCTTTTCACGCTTATGGCCCCAAATTTACAGAATTCAAACAGGGGGCTCCAAGAAACGGTGGAGTGGAAAACGAAGCCTTTGAACGCGGTGTGTTTGGCAGTGTCCTGGAAGTTGTAAGAATGGACGCAAATGATCTGAAGATTGCCGTTTATCACGAAAATGTAGCCGTTGTTACCTTCCATTCCGACTTTCACCTGCAGTTTGAAGAAGAACTGGCCGTAGTGAATGACCAGATCAGCCTGGTGTTTGCTAAAAATAATCAAGGGGATTGGAAAATCGTGCACGAGCATCACTCTCCGCTTAGTCAATCGTAG
- a CDS encoding penicillin acylase family protein, giving the protein MIFLVLTGFAVIGIYWTFFKPLPDYSETIETRQLEDPVDIHWDSYGVPYIYADNERDLYFAVGYIHAQERLWQMTLSQISAQGRFAEFFGEDLVELDKYQRTLGFWETAGRIESETDPRLTGLLQSYADGVNEYVRQNRRNLPLQFTLLDVEPIEWTVRHSLAMTRLMAWDQNIHWWSELTFAFLEESLPASRLQELFPEYDDRYPTTMDDSQSRNIAASMLPLIEKEFSRKKILSMEGTQVGSNAWAVHGSRTESGYPILAGDPHMGLSIPGFWFEVHYSVPGHRITGATIPGMPFVVLGNNDHAAWSITNMMADVADFFIETPDNRNPDRYITDATGSEPLSEPFQIRNEVIRVKGSDDQLFRVRETVNGPIVSDLIASDADTTINQTISMSWTGHRVSHETLAVYRMNHAESMQEFEDAVQEFRAPAMNFTYADKENNIAIFSAGAIPIRDFNPLLFRNGSDPEHRWSNMVPYSELPRLVNPDQGYVAHSNNKLHTDSYTHYIGSFWAPPSRIMRVGQLLRTDSLITEEFVQQMQFDAYSEHAREITEDILPMLRGPDSEEFEQVRSYLENWDFNYTPSSTAATIFDLFYLNVAHNTLSDELGDHAYQTLSTLSYLPVRIIHRMIDNNSVFFNNVRTDEAEDRTDIVRQSMRETILQLEERFGNEPYDWRWENVNSLTLKPPLLGEAAANPEAPGTLKLIVQNIFNKGPYSPHGHSMSINKAEYSWDSPFEVFLGPSIRLVVDLSNNSRSFSVLPTGQSGNPLSTHYGDQTDMWLEGRYRSVYKDSTFFQQASYQTMKLLPQSPR; this is encoded by the coding sequence TTGATCTTTCTTGTGCTGACCGGTTTTGCGGTAATCGGCATATACTGGACCTTTTTTAAACCCCTGCCCGACTACTCCGAAACCATTGAAACCCGACAGCTTGAAGACCCCGTGGATATACACTGGGATTCGTACGGCGTGCCCTATATTTACGCGGACAACGAACGTGATCTTTATTTTGCCGTCGGGTATATACACGCACAGGAACGTCTCTGGCAGATGACACTCTCCCAGATATCAGCGCAGGGCCGTTTTGCAGAGTTTTTTGGAGAAGACCTGGTTGAACTGGATAAATACCAGCGAACTCTCGGATTCTGGGAAACAGCAGGACGAATAGAGAGTGAAACCGATCCGAGGTTAACAGGTCTGCTTCAGAGCTACGCTGACGGTGTGAATGAATATGTCAGGCAAAACCGACGCAATCTGCCGCTCCAGTTCACCCTGCTTGATGTTGAACCAATCGAGTGGACGGTCAGACACTCCCTGGCAATGACCCGCCTGATGGCGTGGGATCAGAATATTCACTGGTGGAGTGAGCTTACCTTTGCGTTCCTTGAAGAGTCACTACCCGCCTCCAGGCTACAGGAACTTTTTCCCGAATATGACGACCGCTATCCTACAACAATGGATGACTCGCAGAGTCGCAATATTGCAGCCAGCATGCTGCCGTTAATTGAGAAAGAATTCAGCAGAAAAAAAATCCTCTCTATGGAAGGAACCCAGGTTGGCAGCAATGCGTGGGCCGTACACGGTTCACGGACCGAATCGGGCTACCCCATTCTGGCCGGCGATCCTCATATGGGGCTTAGTATTCCCGGTTTCTGGTTTGAAGTACACTACTCCGTTCCCGGCCATCGCATTACAGGCGCTACCATACCCGGAATGCCTTTTGTGGTACTTGGCAACAACGATCATGCTGCATGGTCTATTACCAATATGATGGCCGATGTGGCTGACTTTTTTATTGAGACGCCCGACAATCGCAATCCGGATCGATATATCACCGATGCAACAGGCAGCGAGCCTCTTAGTGAACCTTTTCAGATACGGAATGAAGTCATTCGTGTGAAGGGTTCAGATGATCAGTTATTCAGAGTTAGGGAAACGGTTAACGGTCCAATTGTAAGCGATTTGATTGCATCAGATGCAGATACGACGATCAACCAGACTATTTCTATGTCGTGGACAGGCCATCGGGTGAGCCATGAGACTCTGGCTGTTTATCGCATGAATCATGCAGAATCGATGCAGGAGTTCGAAGATGCCGTTCAGGAATTTCGCGCCCCGGCGATGAACTTTACCTATGCAGACAAGGAGAACAACATTGCCATTTTTAGTGCAGGAGCTATTCCCATTCGAGACTTCAACCCGCTTTTATTCAGAAATGGTTCTGATCCGGAACACAGGTGGAGCAACATGGTACCGTATTCTGAACTTCCGAGGCTGGTGAACCCGGACCAGGGATATGTGGCTCATTCTAATAATAAACTCCATACGGACAGCTATACTCACTATATCGGCTCATTCTGGGCCCCTCCCTCAAGAATTATGAGAGTAGGCCAGCTGCTGCGAACAGACAGCCTCATTACGGAAGAGTTTGTTCAGCAAATGCAGTTTGATGCCTACTCGGAGCATGCTCGCGAAATCACTGAAGACATTCTGCCAATGCTGCGCGGACCGGATAGTGAGGAATTTGAACAGGTTCGATCCTACCTTGAAAACTGGGATTTCAACTATACGCCGAGTTCTACGGCGGCTACCATATTTGATCTCTTCTATCTGAATGTTGCACACAACACGCTGTCGGATGAACTGGGAGATCATGCTTATCAGACACTTTCGACGCTTAGTTATCTTCCGGTCAGGATTATCCACCGCATGATCGACAACAACAGTGTATTCTTCAATAATGTGCGAACGGATGAAGCTGAAGACAGGACCGATATTGTGCGTCAAAGTATGAGAGAAACCATTTTACAGCTTGAAGAACGATTCGGCAATGAACCCTATGACTGGCGCTGGGAAAATGTGAATTCGCTGACGCTGAAGCCACCGCTTCTGGGTGAAGCAGCAGCAAACCCGGAAGCTCCCGGAACGCTGAAACTGATTGTTCAAAACATTTTTAATAAAGGCCCCTACAGTCCCCATGGCCACTCCATGTCGATTAATAAAGCAGAGTACAGCTGGGATTCCCCGTTTGAAGTATTTCTGGGCCCCTCTATCCGGCTGGTGGTGGATCTCTCCAATAACAGCCGCAGTTTTTCCGTTTTGCCTACGGGTCAGTCCGGTAATCCGCTCTCTACCCACTACGGAGATCAAACCGATATGTGGCTGGAAGGCAGATATCGGTCGGTCTATAAAGACAGCACGTTTTTTCAGCAGGCCAGCTATCAAACCATGAAACTGTTACCGCAATCACCCCGATAA
- a CDS encoding histone H1 — protein MNRIEQIQSMVADLEVDMNKFYEKGNKAAGTRARKQLQELKKVAQEIRLEIQDMKNSGEV, from the coding sequence ATGAACAGAATTGAACAGATACAATCGATGGTAGCCGATCTTGAAGTGGATATGAACAAGTTCTATGAAAAAGGAAACAAAGCTGCCGGTACCCGGGCCAGAAAACAGCTCCAGGAACTGAAGAAAGTAGCTCAGGAAATACGATTGGAAATCCAGGACATGAAAAACTCCGGAGAAGTTTAG
- a CDS encoding nickel-binding protein: MPLYMDCHDTPGIKIQEAEKAHLKDLAVQEKFDVKYLAYWVNEESGKVFCLMKAPNKEAIRKTHLLANGIETCNIVEVEGGLYSAFMGKDLRDKNDLVIDENGTPDGGYRFILNLDIIAVTRLSGFIDFDELKLPRKPLEAAERLILKNNGNVINQLSYDRVIAVFKTPESCLLCAKEIQEEFLSHQNQYPPNEWNFRFTMGLCIGEPVTSMDDRIFQKALNQSMWYCKIAENGKIVLPVEFQEISVFCRTEMDVPDITIIDKSDQEFIEHLFELISINISKDNFTIDKLSKEMRLSRAQLYRKINSMSNTSPVQFIRDIRLRNALNLIKERKLSISEIAYELGFSNPSYFSKCFKEKFGISPSRIKVEV; the protein is encoded by the coding sequence ATGCCTTTATACATGGATTGTCACGATACGCCCGGAATTAAAATTCAGGAAGCCGAGAAAGCACATCTGAAAGACCTGGCAGTTCAGGAAAAATTTGACGTAAAATACCTGGCATATTGGGTTAATGAAGAGAGTGGCAAGGTTTTTTGCTTGATGAAGGCCCCAAACAAAGAAGCCATTCGTAAGACTCATCTGCTGGCTAATGGGATAGAAACGTGCAACATAGTTGAAGTTGAGGGAGGCCTTTACTCAGCATTTATGGGAAAAGACCTGAGAGATAAAAACGACTTAGTTATTGATGAAAATGGAACACCGGATGGTGGGTATCGATTTATCCTGAACCTGGATATCATCGCTGTAACCCGGTTGTCCGGGTTTATCGATTTTGATGAATTAAAATTACCCCGGAAACCGCTTGAAGCTGCAGAGCGACTCATTTTAAAAAACAATGGTAACGTTATAAACCAATTGTCCTATGATCGGGTCATCGCTGTTTTTAAAACCCCGGAAAGCTGTCTTCTTTGCGCAAAAGAGATTCAGGAGGAATTTCTCTCCCATCAAAATCAGTATCCTCCCAACGAATGGAATTTCAGGTTCACCATGGGATTGTGTATCGGAGAACCGGTTACTTCTATGGATGACCGGATATTTCAAAAAGCACTCAACCAAAGTATGTGGTATTGTAAAATTGCTGAAAATGGAAAAATTGTACTACCGGTTGAATTTCAGGAAATAAGTGTATTCTGCAGAACAGAAATGGATGTTCCTGATATCACCATAATCGACAAGTCTGATCAGGAGTTTATTGAGCATTTGTTTGAGCTTATTAGCATCAATATTTCTAAAGACAATTTTACCATTGATAAATTGAGTAAAGAGATGCGACTGAGCAGAGCTCAACTGTACAGGAAAATAAACTCTATGTCTAACACCTCCCCGGTTCAATTTATCAGGGATATCAGGCTTAGAAATGCACTGAACCTGATTAAAGAGAGAAAATTATCGATCTCGGAAATTGCGTATGAGTTGGGCTTTTCAAATCCATCGTATTTCTCCAAGTGCTTCAAAGAAAAGTTTGGCATCTCACCGTCCAGAATAAAGGTTGAAGTTTAG
- a CDS encoding glycoside hydrolase family 3 N-terminal domain-containing protein: protein MSEPQPSNGHIERISEMSGTIPVDSMLNSLTLDEKIGQLFSVPAYGSFTNEHDPGFLRLKRLIRDYHIGGIIFFRGDVYGQAILHNKLQRTAKLPLWVSQDMEFGAAMRVEGTTRFTPAMGVAATGNPENAYLKGKITAREAKALGVHQIYAPVLDVNNNPDNPVINVRSFSADPDLVALFGMNMIEGIESEGILATAKHFPGHGDTDVDSHLNLPVINHGITRLEEIELVPFRKAVNNGLRSVMSAHIAYPNVSTNGNLPGTLDESILRSLLIDELGFNGLVVTDGLEMQGIAANFSPGEAVVLALKAGADKMLISPDEMTAIHELKRAVQSGTISEERIDRSVRKILSLKAEHGLFENRMVNTDDLSYTIDTPEYRAISERIARESVTLLKNDGNVLPVRDVDYLNVLAVALSDDQSGSTGSGWARELRKYHNNVSFHVLDRRTSEEEIDEMRKDAMKADLIIIGSFIVVRSSQPMQIQPEQLEIINELTAGETPSVLMAFGNPYVVRDVPDADVHLMAWSASRSQIDQTVPALFGASHITGQLPIRIPGMYEIGDGIEMRQSTLRYDTPEAVGMSGDSLLAIDMIMQEAINDSVFPGGVVAVMHKGALVWNNGYGYYDYSKTKEISANEVYDLASLTKVVATTTSIMKLVDEGLIGLDDPVQQYIPEFSEGIKKNVTIRHLLLHTSGLPAFKVYVDELQTRDEIISAVRREPLISDPGEEYEYSDLGFILLGEIVEQVSGRRLDRYVRTEMFYPMGMYSTHFNPSAVGGWMSNRIPPTEIDTVYERGLVQGVVHDERAYYMEGVAGHAGLFSTARDLAVYSYMLLNGGLYAGERYLSDSVINEFTEQRSELSNRGFGFDRKSSGFSTAGSLSGPNTFGHTGFTGTSIWIDPDRETAIILLTNRVHPNRSYGSGIGEVRAKVADTVLGSIVSDKEQSL, encoded by the coding sequence TTGTCCGAACCGCAGCCCTCGAACGGGCATATCGAACGCATTTCAGAGATGAGCGGAACCATACCGGTCGATTCCATGCTGAACAGCCTTACGCTGGATGAAAAAATAGGTCAGCTCTTCTCCGTGCCTGCTTACGGCAGCTTCACAAATGAACACGATCCCGGCTTCTTAAGGCTTAAGCGGCTTATCCGTGACTACCATATCGGAGGGATAATCTTTTTCCGGGGTGATGTATACGGACAGGCAATCCTGCACAACAAGCTGCAACGAACCGCAAAACTCCCGCTTTGGGTTTCGCAGGACATGGAGTTCGGTGCTGCAATGCGTGTGGAGGGTACCACGCGCTTTACTCCTGCAATGGGTGTTGCGGCTACCGGTAATCCCGAAAATGCATATCTGAAGGGTAAAATTACCGCGAGAGAAGCAAAAGCTCTGGGAGTTCACCAGATTTATGCTCCCGTACTTGATGTGAACAACAATCCGGACAATCCGGTCATCAATGTGCGTTCATTTTCAGCAGATCCTGATCTTGTAGCCCTGTTTGGAATGAATATGATTGAAGGCATAGAAAGCGAGGGTATTCTTGCCACCGCCAAGCATTTTCCCGGCCACGGCGATACCGATGTGGATTCGCATTTAAACCTCCCCGTAATCAATCATGGAATTACGAGGCTTGAGGAGATCGAACTGGTGCCGTTCCGAAAAGCGGTTAATAACGGGCTGCGGAGCGTGATGAGTGCACACATAGCGTATCCGAACGTAAGCACAAACGGCAACCTGCCCGGAACACTTGATGAAAGCATACTTCGATCGCTTTTAATCGATGAGCTTGGATTTAACGGCCTTGTTGTTACCGACGGTCTGGAAATGCAGGGTATTGCAGCAAATTTTTCACCCGGAGAAGCGGTAGTGCTCGCTCTGAAGGCCGGAGCCGATAAAATGCTGATCAGTCCCGATGAAATGACCGCCATCCACGAACTGAAGCGTGCGGTGCAGTCCGGCACCATTTCAGAAGAACGGATTGACCGGTCGGTACGAAAAATTTTGTCTTTGAAAGCCGAGCATGGCCTGTTTGAAAACAGAATGGTTAACACCGATGACCTCAGCTATACCATCGATACGCCGGAGTACAGAGCCATATCGGAGCGAATTGCCCGCGAGTCGGTGACCCTTCTTAAAAATGACGGAAATGTACTTCCGGTCAGAGATGTCGATTACCTGAATGTACTGGCTGTTGCGCTGTCGGATGACCAATCCGGTTCAACAGGTTCCGGATGGGCACGCGAGCTTAGAAAATATCATAACAATGTTTCGTTTCATGTGCTCGACCGCAGAACCTCGGAAGAAGAGATAGACGAGATGAGAAAGGACGCAATGAAGGCAGATCTTATCATTATAGGATCGTTTATTGTTGTACGTTCATCCCAGCCGATGCAGATACAGCCTGAGCAGCTTGAGATAATCAATGAACTGACGGCCGGTGAAACACCGTCTGTTCTCATGGCATTTGGCAATCCCTATGTGGTGCGCGACGTTCCCGATGCCGATGTTCATCTGATGGCCTGGTCGGCAAGCCGTTCTCAAATTGACCAGACTGTTCCGGCACTGTTTGGAGCCTCCCACATTACCGGACAACTGCCTATCCGAATTCCCGGTATGTATGAAATAGGCGACGGCATTGAAATGCGTCAATCAACCCTTCGATATGACACGCCTGAAGCTGTAGGCATGAGTGGAGATTCACTTCTTGCCATTGATATGATCATGCAGGAAGCCATTAACGATTCCGTATTTCCCGGTGGAGTTGTGGCTGTTATGCACAAAGGTGCCCTGGTCTGGAACAACGGATACGGATATTACGACTATTCAAAAACCAAAGAAATCTCAGCGAATGAAGTGTACGACCTTGCATCTCTGACCAAAGTGGTTGCCACTACAACATCTATAATGAAGCTTGTGGATGAGGGACTAATCGGCCTGGATGATCCGGTTCAGCAATACATCCCGGAATTTAGTGAAGGCATTAAGAAGAACGTTACCATACGTCACCTGCTGCTTCATACATCCGGACTGCCGGCCTTTAAGGTATATGTTGATGAACTTCAGACCCGGGATGAAATCATCAGCGCGGTTCGGCGCGAACCACTCATTTCCGACCCCGGCGAGGAGTACGAGTACAGCGACCTTGGCTTTATACTGCTGGGCGAGATTGTCGAACAGGTTTCCGGCCGCCGCCTTGACCGTTACGTCCGCACAGAAATGTTCTATCCTATGGGCATGTACTCCACACATTTCAATCCATCCGCCGTTGGCGGCTGGATGTCGAACAGGATCCCCCCGACCGAAATCGATACGGTTTATGAAAGGGGGCTTGTTCAGGGAGTAGTACATGACGAACGGGCCTACTATATGGAAGGAGTGGCCGGCCATGCGGGGCTTTTTTCAACCGCCCGTGACCTTGCCGTATATTCGTATATGCTACTGAACGGAGGCCTTTATGCCGGTGAAAGGTACCTGTCGGATAGTGTAATAAATGAGTTTACAGAACAACGCTCTGAACTCAGTAACCGGGGTTTTGGATTCGACAGAAAAAGCAGCGGATTCAGTACGGCAGGCAGCCTGTCGGGGCCCAATACGTTTGGCCATACCGGTTTCACAGGTACGTCCATCTGGATCGATCCTGACCGGGAAACAGCAATAATACTTCTTACTAACCGTGTACACCCCAACCGCAGCTACGGAAGCGGCATCGGGGAAGTCAGGGCAAAAGTGGCAGATACGGTTCTGGGAAGTATTGTATCAGATAAAGAACAGAGTTTATGA
- a CDS encoding cytidine deaminase, which produces MINGYTPYSGNQNTCYVKGESGTFYPGVRIENVSYPLTISSVQAAVCSCLANSDNPVEYYTGDHQPELLQVWADEYDMKPGGKLPDSPLKLFDPLVPSIPDIKKELDVLTEKSVTPNSGFPVSALLQTEKGYIRGVNIELSSWALGLCAERVAISRALTAGYTQFKSIHIYAPEADFVSPCGACRQVLLEVMPDADTELYHGDGTLSKHIVSDLLPFGFTSHKLKK; this is translated from the coding sequence ATGATCAACGGTTATACCCCCTATTCCGGAAATCAAAATACATGTTATGTGAAGGGAGAGTCAGGCACCTTCTATCCCGGTGTACGCATCGAAAATGTCTCCTACCCGTTAACCATTTCGTCTGTCCAGGCAGCAGTATGCAGCTGCCTGGCGAACAGTGATAACCCCGTTGAGTATTATACGGGAGACCACCAGCCTGAGCTCCTTCAGGTTTGGGCTGATGAATACGATATGAAGCCGGGAGGCAAACTGCCCGACAGTCCGTTAAAGCTGTTTGATCCTCTGGTGCCATCCATACCCGACATCAAAAAAGAACTGGACGTTTTGACCGAAAAGTCCGTGACACCCAACTCAGGCTTTCCGGTCTCTGCATTGCTGCAGACGGAAAAGGGATATATCCGTGGAGTAAATATCGAATTAAGCTCCTGGGCACTTGGACTCTGTGCAGAGAGAGTGGCAATTTCAAGGGCCCTGACGGCGGGCTACACCCAATTTAAATCAATACATATTTATGCACCGGAAGCGGATTTTGTAAGCCCCTGCGGAGCATGCAGGCAGGTATTGCTGGAAGTTATGCCCGATGCAGACACGGAACTCTATCACGGTGACGGAACGTTATCCAAGCACATTGTTTCAGACCTATTACCCTTTGGATTTACGTCCCACAAATTAAAAAAATAA